In a single window of the Danio aesculapii chromosome 20, fDanAes4.1, whole genome shotgun sequence genome:
- the LOC130247848 gene encoding uncharacterized protein LOC130247848 translates to MQLKGFLERDTAPLHKDVAVGLTKFEQKLCTHFSRVEIRGKRGRKVAVLLSPDMVDALTLLISRRRECDIPEENQFLFARPSCLSCYRGQDCLRIYAHECGAQNPELLRSTQLRKHVATLSQVLNLKNHELDQVADFLGHDIRVHREYYRLPEATTQLAKISKLLLAVEKDSLSNLQGKTLEEIEIEDKLDFSDSEHSEDSDAEEAHPQTQTETDTDPALGGPSKDHCMKDKYHSRREEHEQPGMKKARQPVVNPPGTSDDIETSFGGSSQGNHENSAEKNLDDAKRKQKRAWSSTEISAVQRHFRDHIAGGKLATKIECQQCKNAEHPALATRTLQNIRDFVRNRGLTLKKKPSH, encoded by the exons ATGCAACTCAAAGGTTTTCTAGAGAGGGACACAGCTCCCCTACATAAAGATGTTGCTGTTGGGCTAACAaagtttgaacaaaaactttgtACACATTTCAGTCGGGTGGAAATTAGGGGTAAAAGGGGGCGAAAAGTGGCAGTTTTGCTGTCACCAGACATGGTTGATGCCTTAACACTCCTCATAAGCAGAAGAAGGGAGTGTGACATCCCTGAGGAAAACCAATTCCTGTTTGCTCGACCAAGCTGTTTGAGTTGTTATAGAGGACAAGACTGTCTGAGGATCTATGCACACGAGTGTGGTGCACAAAACCCGGAACTCCTCCGGTCGACCCAACTGCGCAAACATGTGGCAACTTTGTCGCAGGTGCTTAACCTGAAAAACCACGAGTTGGACCAAGTTGCGGACTTTTTGGGCCACGATATTCGTGTGCACAGAGAATACTATCGACTTCCAGAGGCTACAACCCAGCTGGCCAAGATTTCAAAGTTACTCCTCGCTGTGGAGAAAGATTCTCTTTCAAATCTCCAGGGCAAAACCCTAGAAGAAATTGAAATTGAAG acAAGTTAGACTTTTCTGATTCGGAACATAGTGAAGACAGTGATGCTGAGGAGGCACATCCACAGACACAAACagaaacag ATACAGACCCTGCCTTAGGAGGCCCATCTAAAG atcattgcaTGAAGGACAAATATCACAGCAGGAGGGAAGAGCACGAACAACCTG GAATGAAGAAAGCTAGGCAGCCTGTTGTGAACCCACCAGGCACCTCAGATG ATATTGAGACTTCCTTTGGAGGCTCATCTCAAG GGAATCACGAAAattctgctgaaaaaaatctggaCGATGCTAAAAGGAAGCAGAAACGAGCCTGGTCTTCAACTGAAATTTCAGCAGTACAGAGGCACTTCCGCGACCACATAGCTGGGGGTAAACTCGCCACTAAAATTGAATGCCAGCAGTGCAAGAATGCTGAGCATCCAGCTTTGGCTACTCGCACACTCCAAAACATTAGGGATTTTGTCAGGAATCGAGGCTTAACCCTAAAAAAGAAACCTTCTCAttag